Proteins from a single region of Streptococcus mitis:
- a CDS encoding aromatic acid exporter family protein, with the protein MSISQRTTKLILATCLACLLAYFLNLSSAVSAGIIALLSLSDTRRSTLKLAHNRLFSMLLALAIGVLTFHLSGFHIWSLGLYLALYVPLAYKMGWEIGITPSTVLVSHLLVQESTSPELLVNEFLLFAIGTGFALLVNLYMPSRDEEIHHYHTLVEEKLKDILQRFKYYLSRGDGRNRAQLVDELDTLLEEALRLVYLDHSDHLFHQTDYHIHYFEMRQRQSRILRNMAQQINTCHLAASESLILAQLFSKIAGQLSQTNPASDLLDEIERYLEVFRNRSLPKTREEFETRATLLQLLREAKTFIQVKVNFYQKYG; encoded by the coding sequence ATGTCTATTAGCCAACGTACGACCAAACTCATCTTAGCTACCTGTCTTGCCTGCCTTCTTGCTTATTTTCTCAATCTCTCCTCAGCAGTTTCAGCTGGAATCATCGCCCTCTTGAGCCTATCCGATACCCGTAGAAGTACCTTAAAACTGGCCCACAATCGACTCTTTTCCATGCTTCTAGCTCTAGCTATTGGTGTTTTGACTTTTCACTTGAGCGGATTTCATATCTGGAGCCTTGGCCTCTATCTAGCCCTTTATGTGCCCCTAGCCTATAAGATGGGTTGGGAAATTGGCATCACACCAAGCACTGTTTTGGTTAGCCACCTCTTGGTACAAGAGTCAACCTCTCCAGAGCTTCTAGTCAATGAATTCCTTCTCTTTGCTATCGGTACAGGTTTTGCCTTGCTTGTCAATCTCTACATGCCTTCACGAGATGAGGAAATTCATCACTACCACACATTGGTAGAAGAAAAGTTAAAAGATATTCTCCAACGCTTCAAATATTATTTATCCAGAGGAGATGGACGCAACCGAGCACAGTTAGTTGACGAATTGGACACCCTTTTGGAAGAAGCCCTCAGACTGGTCTATCTAGATCACTCTGACCACCTCTTTCACCAGACCGACTACCATATCCACTATTTTGAAATGAGACAGCGACAAAGTCGTATCCTGCGAAACATGGCCCAGCAAATCAACACCTGTCACCTAGCTGCCAGTGAGAGCCTGATTTTGGCCCAGCTCTTTTCAAAAATTGCAGGCCAACTAAGCCAGACCAATCCTGCTTCTGATTTGCTAGATGAAATTGAACGTTATCTGGAAGTCTTCCGTAATCGCAGTCTGCCCAAGACAAGAGAAGAATTTGAAACCCGTGCCACACTTCTTCAACTCCTACGTGAAGCCAAAACCTTCATCCAAGTAAAAGTTAATTTTTACCAAAAATATGGATAG
- the asp5 gene encoding accessory Sec system protein Asp5, whose product MTDILIVLAIILSLALIVLVTIQPRQNQLFSMDATSNIGKPSYWQSNTLVKVLTLLVSLALFVLLLTFMVITYK is encoded by the coding sequence ATGACTGATATTCTGATTGTTTTAGCTATTATCCTCTCTCTTGCTTTGATTGTATTGGTAACCATACAACCTCGTCAAAATCAACTATTTTCCATGGATGCCACTAGTAATATTGGTAAACCAAGCTACTGGCAGAGCAATACCTTGGTCAAGGTTCTTACTTTATTAGTGAGTTTGGCTTTATTCGTTTTACTGTTAACATTTATGGTAATAACTTACAAATAA
- the asp4 gene encoding accessory Sec system protein Asp4, with protein sequence MSDEDLFYKDVEGRMEELKQKPIKKEKETRGEKISKIFSLILGLMILIGLLFTLLGILR encoded by the coding sequence ATGTCAGACGAAGATTTATTTTACAAAGACGTTGAAGGTCGTATGGAAGAGTTGAAACAAAAACCGATCAAGAAAGAAAAAGAAACCCGAGGGGAAAAGATTAGTAAGATTTTTTCACTCATCTTGGGTTTAATGATTCTGATTGGTTTACTCTTTACTTTACTGGGAATTTTGAGGTAG
- the gtfB gene encoding accessory Sec system glycosylation chaperone GtfB: MIELYDRYSQESRDLHESLVATGLSQLGVVIDADGFLPDGLVSPFTYYLGYEKGKPLYFNQVPVPAFWEISGNNQSARIEDMTEERAVIHYADGMQARLVKQVDWKDLEGRVRQVDHYNRFGACFATTTYSADSERIMTVYKAVNGQEVLLENHVTGDILLTLPGKPMRSFVNKVEFITFFLQDLGLDSHQLIFNTLATPFLVSFHHPDKSGSDVLVWQEPLYDAIPGNMQLILESDDVRTKKIIIPNKATYERALELTDEKYHDQFVHLGYHYQFKRDNFLRRDALILTNSDQIEQVEAIVEALPDVTFRIAAVTEMSSKLLDMLCYPNVVLYQNASPQKIQELYQLSDIYLDINHSNELLQAVRQAFEHNLLILGFNQTVHNRLYIAPDHLFESSEVSALVETIKLALSDVEQMRQALGKQGQHANYVDLVRYKETMQTVLGG, encoded by the coding sequence ATGATTGAACTTTATGATCGTTATAGTCAGGAAAGTCGAGATTTACATGAAAGTCTAGTCGCTACTGGTCTTTCTCAACTTGGAGTGGTCATCGATGCAGATGGTTTTCTGCCTGATGGTCTGGTTTCTCCTTTTACCTATTATCTAGGCTATGAAAAGGGAAAACCTCTCTATTTCAACCAAGTCCCTGTTCCAGCTTTTTGGGAAATTTCAGGCAATAATCAGTCTGCTCGTATTGAAGATATGACAGAGGAGAGGGCCGTCATTCATTATGCTGATGGAATGCAGGCTCGCTTGGTAAAACAGGTAGATTGGAAAGACCTGGAAGGTAGAGTCCGTCAGGTTGACCATTACAATCGCTTCGGAGCTTGCTTTGCTACAACCACTTATAGCGCTGATAGTGAACGGATTATGACTGTTTACAAAGCTGTCAATGGTCAGGAAGTTTTACTTGAAAACCATGTGACGGGTGATATCTTATTGACCTTACCAGGTAAACCTATGCGATCTTTTGTAAATAAAGTTGAATTTATCACCTTCTTTTTACAAGATTTGGGATTAGATAGCCATCAGCTTATCTTTAATACCTTAGCGACTCCTTTCTTGGTTTCCTTCCATCATCCAGATAAATCTGGCTCAGATGTTTTGGTTTGGCAGGAACCTCTTTATGATGCCATTCCAGGCAATATGCAGTTGATTTTGGAAAGCGATGATGTGCGTACTAAGAAGATTATCATTCCAAACAAAGCGACTTATGAACGTGCTTTAGAGTTGACTGACGAGAAATACCATGATCAGTTTGTCCACTTGGGTTACCATTACCAGTTTAAACGCGATAATTTCCTAAGACGAGATGCCTTAATCTTGACTAATTCAGATCAGATTGAGCAAGTAGAAGCAATCGTAGAAGCCTTGCCTGATGTCACTTTCCGCATCGCGGCGGTAACAGAGATGTCTTCTAAGTTATTAGACATGCTTTGCTATCCTAATGTGGTCCTTTACCAGAATGCTAGTCCACAGAAGATTCAGGAGCTGTATCAACTGTCGGATATTTATTTAGATATCAATCACAGCAATGAGTTGTTGCAGGCGGTGCGTCAGGCCTTTGAGCACAATCTCTTGATTCTTGGATTTAATCAGACAGTGCACAATAGACTCTATATCGCTCCTGATCATCTATTTGAAAGTAGTGAAGTTTCTGCTTTGGTTGAGACCATTAAACTGGCCCTTTCAGATGTTGAACAAATGCGTCAGGCACTTGGCAAACAAGGCCAACATGCCAACTATGTTGACTTGGTGCGATATAAGGAAACCATGCAAACCGTTTTAGGAGGCTAA
- the gtfA gene encoding accessory Sec system glycosyltransferase GtfA: MTIYNINLGIGWASSGVEYAQAYRAGIFRSLNLPSKFIFTDMILADNIQHLTANIGFDDEQVIWLYNHFTDIKIAPTSVTVADVLGTFDGVESHREKNGKILRFFFSDQDKFVTCYLVDEDKDLVQHAEYVFKGNLIRKDYFSYTRYCSEYFAPKDNVAVLYQRTFYNEDGTPAYDILMNQGKEEIYRFKDKIFYGKPAFMRAFMKSLNLNKSDLVILDRETGIGQVVFEEAQAAYLAVVVHAEHYSESATDDDYILWNNYYDYQFTNADKVDFFIVSTDRQKEVLQEQFAKYTQHQPKVITIPVGSIDSLTESSQGRKPFSLITASRLAKEKHIDWLVKAVIEARKEIPELTFDIYGSGGEDSLLRDIIANHQAEDYIQLKGHAELSQIYSQYEVYLTASTSEGFGLTLMEAIGSGLPLIGFDVPYGNQTFIEDGQNGYLIPSSSDHVEDQIKQAYAAKICQLYQENRLESMRDHSYQIAEGFLTEEILEKWKKTVEEVLHD, from the coding sequence ATGACAATTTACAATATAAATTTAGGAATTGGTTGGGCCAGTAGCGGTGTAGAATATGCTCAAGCCTATCGTGCCGGTATTTTTCGAAGTTTGAATTTACCCTCTAAATTTATCTTTACAGATATGATTTTAGCTGATAATATTCAGCATCTGACAGCCAATATAGGTTTTGATGATGAGCAAGTTATCTGGCTTTATAATCACTTTACAGATATCAAGATTGCACCGACTAGTGTGACAGTGGCAGATGTATTAGGTACTTTTGACGGTGTTGAAAGTCATCGAGAAAAGAATGGCAAGATTTTGCGTTTCTTCTTTTCTGACCAAGATAAGTTTGTCACCTGTTATTTGGTTGACGAGGATAAGGACTTGGTCCAACATGCCGAGTATGTTTTTAAGGGGAATTTGATTCGGAAGGATTACTTTTCTTATACGCGCTATTGTAGCGAATATTTTGCTCCCAAGGACAATGTTGCAGTCTTATACCAAAGAACTTTCTACAATGAAGACGGGACTCCAGCCTATGATATCTTGATGAATCAAGGGAAGGAAGAAATTTATCGTTTTAAGGATAAGATTTTCTATGGGAAACCAGCTTTCATGCGTGCTTTTATGAAATCCTTGAATTTAAATAAGTCTGATTTAGTCATTCTGGATAGGGAGACAGGCATTGGACAGGTTGTTTTTGAGGAAGCACAAGCAGCGTATTTAGCGGTAGTTGTTCATGCGGAGCATTATAGTGAAAGTGCTACAGACGATGACTATATCCTTTGGAATAATTACTACGACTATCAGTTTACCAATGCAGATAAGGTTGACTTCTTTATCGTATCAACTGATAGACAAAAGGAAGTGTTGCAAGAGCAATTTGCCAAATACACCCAGCACCAACCAAAGGTTATTACCATTCCTGTAGGAAGTATTGATTCCTTGACCGAGTCAAGTCAAGGACGTAAGCCTTTTTCATTGATTACTGCTTCACGTCTTGCCAAAGAAAAACACATTGATTGGTTGGTCAAGGCAGTTATTGAAGCTCGTAAGGAAATTCCTGAACTAACCTTTGATATTTATGGTAGCGGTGGAGAGGATTCTCTGCTTAGAGATATTATTGCAAATCATCAGGCTGAGGATTATATCCAGCTCAAGGGACATGCGGAACTTTCGCAGATTTATAGCCAGTATGAGGTCTACTTGACGGCTTCAACCAGTGAAGGTTTTGGTTTGACCTTGATGGAAGCTATTGGTTCAGGCCTCCCTCTCATCGGTTTTGATGTGCCTTATGGTAATCAGACCTTTATAGAAGATGGGCAAAATGGTTATTTGATTCCAAGTTCATCTGACCATGTAGAAGACCAAATCAAGCAAGCTTACGCAGCTAAGATTTGTCAACTGTATCAAGAAAATCGTTTGGAATCTATGCGTGACCATTCTTATCAAATTGCAGAAGGCTTTTTAACCGAAGAAATTTTAGAAAAGTGGAAGAAAACAGTAGAGGAGGTGCTCCATGATTGA
- the secA2 gene encoding accessory Sec system translocase SecA2: MFRRFSQDFQLRKVKKILKRINSLKGKMSSLSDQELVAKTVEFRQRLSKGESLDDLLVEAFAVVREADKRILGMFPYDVQVMGAIVMHYGNVAEMNTGEGKTLTATMPVYLNALSGQGVMVVTPNEYLSKRDAEEMGQVYRFLGLTIGVPFTGDPKKEMKAEEKKLIYASDIIYTTNSNLGFDYLNDNLASNEEGKFLRPFNYVIIDEIDDILLDSAQTPLIIAGSPRVQSNYYAIIDTLVTTLVEGEDYIFKEEKDEVWLTTKGAKAAESFLGIDHFYKEEHAVFARHLVYAIRAHKLFTKDKDYIIRGNEMVLVDKGTGRLMEMTKLQGGLHQAIEAKEHVKLSPETRAMASITYQSLFKMFKKVSGMTGTGKVAEKEFLETYNMAVIRIPTNRPKQRIDYPDNLYVTLPEKVYESLEYIKEYHAKGNPLLVFVGSVEMSQLYSSLLLREGIAHNVLNANNAAREAQIIAESGQMGAVTVATSMAGRGTDIKLGEGVAELGGLIVIGTERMESQRIDLQIRGRSGRQGDPGMSKFFVSLEDDVIKKFGPSWVHKKYKDYQVQDMTQPEILKGRKYRNLVERAQHASDSAGRSARRQTLEYAESMNIQRDMIYKERNRLIDGSRDLEDVVLDIIERYTEAVAAEHYASRELLFHFIVTNISFHVKEIPDNLDLSNQKQVRNFIQQVVNRELSEKKELLEKHGLYEQFLRLSMLKAIDDNWVEQVDYLQQLSMAIGGQSAAQKNPIVEYYQEAYAGFEAMKEQIRADMVRNLLMGLVEVTPKGEIVTHFP, encoded by the coding sequence GTGTTTAGACGATTCAGTCAAGATTTTCAGCTTAGGAAAGTGAAAAAGATTTTAAAGAGGATCAATAGCTTAAAAGGCAAGATGTCCTCTCTTTCGGATCAAGAATTAGTTGCTAAAACAGTGGAGTTTCGTCAGCGTCTTTCCAAGGGAGAAAGTCTAGATGACCTTTTAGTAGAAGCTTTTGCAGTGGTGCGTGAAGCAGACAAGCGGATTTTAGGGATGTTCCCCTATGATGTTCAGGTCATGGGAGCTATTGTCATGCACTACGGAAATGTTGCTGAGATGAATACGGGGGAAGGTAAAACCCTAACAGCTACCATGCCGGTCTATTTGAACGCTCTTTCAGGTCAAGGTGTGATGGTTGTTACGCCTAATGAGTATTTATCAAAGCGGGATGCAGAGGAAATGGGCCAAGTTTATCGTTTCCTAGGCTTGACTATTGGGGTCCCATTTACAGGGGATCCAAAGAAGGAAATGAAAGCAGAAGAAAAGAAACTGATCTATGCTTCGGATATCATTTACACAACCAATAGTAATTTAGGTTTTGATTACCTAAATGATAATCTGGCTTCGAATGAAGAAGGTAAGTTTTTGCGACCTTTTAACTATGTCATTATTGATGAAATTGACGATATCTTGCTTGATAGTGCACAAACTCCTTTGATTATTGCGGGTTCTCCCCGTGTTCAGTCTAATTACTATGCAATCATTGATACACTAGTGACAACGCTAGTCGAAGGAGAAGATTATATTTTCAAAGAGGAGAAGGATGAGGTTTGGCTCACTACCAAGGGGGCTAAGGCTGCTGAAAGCTTCTTAGGCATAGATCATTTTTACAAGGAAGAACATGCGGTTTTTGCTCGTCATTTAGTGTATGCGATTCGAGCCCATAAACTCTTTACTAAAGATAAGGACTATATCATTCGTGGAAATGAGATGGTATTGGTGGATAAGGGGACTGGTCGTTTAATGGAAATGACCAAATTGCAGGGAGGTCTCCATCAGGCCATTGAAGCCAAGGAACACGTGAAGTTGTCTCCTGAAACGAGAGCCATGGCTTCCATCACCTATCAGAGTCTCTTTAAGATGTTTAAAAAAGTATCTGGGATGACGGGGACAGGAAAGGTAGCAGAAAAAGAATTTCTTGAGACTTATAATATGGCCGTTATTCGGATTCCAACCAATCGTCCTAAGCAACGAATTGATTATCCCGATAATCTCTATGTGACTTTACCAGAGAAAGTTTATGAGTCTTTGGAATACATCAAAGAGTATCATGCTAAGGGGAATCCCTTACTGGTTTTTGTAGGTTCAGTTGAAATGTCTCAGCTTTATTCATCGCTCTTGCTTCGTGAGGGAATAGCTCATAATGTCCTCAATGCTAATAATGCTGCGCGTGAGGCTCAAATCATCGCAGAATCAGGTCAAATGGGGGCTGTAACAGTAGCAACTTCAATGGCAGGACGCGGTACGGATATTAAACTCGGTGAGGGAGTTGCAGAACTTGGTGGCTTGATTGTCATCGGAACAGAGCGGATGGAGAGTCAGCGGATTGACCTTCAAATCCGTGGTCGTTCGGGCCGTCAGGGAGATCCAGGCATGAGTAAGTTTTTTGTATCACTGGAAGATGATGTTATTAAGAAATTTGGTCCATCTTGGGTTCACAAGAAGTATAAAGATTATCAGGTTCAAGATATGACGCAACCAGAAATTCTCAAAGGTCGTAAGTATCGTAACCTGGTCGAAAGGGCTCAGCATGCCAGTGATAGTGCTGGACGTTCGGCACGCCGTCAGACTCTAGAATATGCTGAAAGTATGAATATTCAACGGGATATGATTTACAAGGAACGCAATCGTCTAATAGATGGTTCTCGTGACTTAGAAGATGTAGTTTTGGATATCATCGAGAGATATACAGAAGCGGTAGCGGCTGAACACTATGCCAGTCGTGAATTACTGTTTCACTTTATTGTTACCAATATCAGTTTCCATGTAAAGGAGATTCCAGATAATCTAGACCTATCTAATCAGAAACAAGTCCGCAACTTTATTCAACAAGTTGTGAATAGAGAACTCTCTGAAAAGAAGGAATTACTGGAGAAACACGGCTTGTATGAACAGTTTTTACGACTCTCCATGCTCAAGGCTATTGATGATAACTGGGTGGAGCAGGTAGACTATCTACAACAATTATCTATGGCTATCGGTGGTCAATCTGCTGCACAGAAAAATCCAATTGTAGAATATTATCAAGAAGCCTATGCAGGTTTTGAAGCGATGAAAGAGCAAATTCGTGCTGATATGGTACGGAATCTCCTGATGGGGCTGGTTGAGGTCACTCCAAAAGGTGAAATCGTGACTCATTTTCCATAA
- the asp3 gene encoding accessory Sec system protein Asp3 has translation MIITQRQSIHWGEVGGTYMYGSNVSYYPDKSVRLYNPLLPSGEVLRTWFSSVNYQGARTQPQLPLLKRNHQYHLAMHFDCQPENGVYIKLIFLNRYEDVLEEKVEKVREFTFTYPEDTYTYRISLLSAGFQELTFYDFSIKEIKSV, from the coding sequence ATGATAATCACACAGAGACAGTCCATTCATTGGGGAGAAGTTGGTGGGACTTATATGTACGGATCAAATGTATCCTACTACCCAGACAAGAGTGTGCGTTTATATAACCCCCTCTTGCCATCTGGTGAAGTTTTGAGGACTTGGTTTTCTAGTGTTAATTACCAAGGTGCTAGGACCCAGCCACAACTTCCATTACTCAAAAGAAATCATCAATATCATTTAGCGATGCATTTTGATTGTCAACCTGAGAATGGTGTCTATATCAAACTGATCTTCTTAAATCGTTATGAGGATGTATTGGAAGAAAAAGTTGAAAAGGTAAGAGAGTTTACCTTTACTTATCCAGAGGATACCTATACTTATCGCATTTCCCTTTTGAGTGCTGGTTTTCAAGAATTAACCTTTTATGATTTTTCAATCAAGGAGATAAAAAGTGTTTAG
- the asp2 gene encoding accessory Sec system protein Asp2: protein MSKELNILQIGLANWGNHYDIPENMSWYHFYPNSSVALREIIEKEDINRFHAVLIEDGQYAKDLFSFVKYFEPYTLFYNQNLQINDREVVDFLKKRCAQAIDFSSPQQLINDLSKSLFGGGYGDKLFPSMIQVNPNFTGAISYQGLDYVSLEGGFGQDFSQLAYWAYNIVVQKTLPIELWLEYEKQGNCDFRLVIRKIWSGSVDDIFEEIIVSEKDLEQALFMDSRDGDYFLSISVEARGRGAIKLGNLHQRWSRKQFGKFVLGGNILHDSKRDEINYFFHPGDFKPPLAVYFAGYRPAEGFEGYFMMKSLGCPFLLFSDPRLEGGAFYLGSDELEGKLKATIQYYLDYLGLTSKDLILSGLSMGTFPSLYYGATFEPHAVILGKPLANLGTIASRGRLDAPGVSNLAFDCLIHHTGGTSWQDMTELDQRFWKTFKQADFSNTTFGLSYMKDEDMDPQAYEKLVTYLCNTGAKILSKGTAGRHNDDTDTNVAWFIHFYRMVLASGFGREKG, encoded by the coding sequence ATGTCAAAGGAACTTAATATTTTACAGATAGGACTTGCCAATTGGGGAAATCACTATGACATACCTGAAAATATGAGTTGGTATCATTTTTACCCCAACTCGTCAGTAGCCCTTCGTGAAATAATTGAAAAAGAGGATATTAACCGTTTTCATGCAGTTTTAATAGAAGATGGTCAGTATGCTAAAGACTTATTTTCCTTTGTAAAATATTTTGAACCTTATACTTTATTTTATAACCAGAATCTACAAATAAATGATAGAGAGGTTGTGGATTTTCTAAAAAAACGATGTGCACAAGCAATTGATTTTTCAAGTCCCCAACAACTCATCAATGATTTGAGTAAATCTCTTTTTGGCGGTGGTTATGGTGATAAACTCTTTCCTTCGATGATACAAGTGAATCCAAACTTTACAGGAGCTATTTCTTATCAGGGATTAGATTATGTGAGTTTGGAAGGTGGATTTGGACAAGATTTTTCCCAACTTGCCTATTGGGCTTATAATATAGTTGTTCAAAAAACACTTCCTATTGAGTTGTGGCTTGAATATGAAAAGCAAGGAAATTGTGACTTTCGTTTGGTCATCCGTAAAATTTGGAGTGGATCTGTTGATGATATTTTTGAAGAGATCATAGTGTCTGAAAAAGACTTGGAGCAAGCACTTTTTATGGATAGTCGAGATGGAGATTACTTTCTTTCGATATCTGTTGAAGCAAGAGGTCGTGGAGCTATCAAACTAGGTAATCTTCACCAACGTTGGAGTCGAAAACAATTTGGTAAGTTTGTACTTGGTGGAAATATCCTTCATGATTCCAAGCGTGATGAAATAAACTATTTCTTCCATCCAGGTGATTTTAAACCGCCTTTGGCTGTCTATTTTGCAGGTTATCGACCTGCAGAAGGATTCGAGGGCTACTTTATGATGAAGAGTCTGGGATGTCCTTTCCTCCTCTTTTCAGATCCTCGTTTAGAGGGTGGGGCTTTTTACCTTGGAAGTGATGAATTAGAAGGTAAGTTAAAAGCCACCATTCAATATTATTTAGATTATCTTGGTTTAACCTCTAAGGATTTGATTTTATCAGGCCTTTCTATGGGAACGTTTCCTTCTCTCTACTACGGTGCTACTTTTGAACCTCATGCTGTGATTTTAGGGAAACCCTTGGCAAATTTAGGAACCATAGCTAGCCGTGGACGTTTGGATGCACCGGGTGTCTCTAACTTAGCTTTTGATTGCTTAATTCACCATACAGGTGGGACGAGTTGGCAAGATATGACGGAGTTGGATCAGCGATTTTGGAAAACTTTTAAGCAGGCAGATTTTTCCAATACTACCTTTGGATTATCTTACATGAAAGATGAAGATATGGATCCGCAGGCTTATGAGAAACTAGTTACTTATTTGTGTAATACAGGTGCTAAAATCTTATCTAAAGGAACGGCAGGTCGACACAATGATGATACAGATACCAATGTTGCTTGGTTTATCCACTTTTATCGGATGGTACTAGCAAGTGGTTTTGGAAGGGAGAAAGGATGA
- the asp1 gene encoding accessory Sec system protein Asp1 produces MYYFIPAWYGFERKWHADITPWYFSRFRLEFDDTFHQIRLFQEQDIDSRLLVLAYQPHLRYFLHRHGVLETDTYSVFDVMQDFHNLHTQVLSIRDIEWDDDCEFIYSPFTIIVQKNGKKFAKVEHGVEGFISDIQYFEPNGQIHMHYIMDDRGFVSSVIFFEEGQVAYQEYLNPKGVWQFRERLKEGGRVEINPIFSYRFKALIYQNMGDLVAEFFENYLQKYVKDQDIFMLPSHSHHDQLVLDRLPKKNPKLLSLFIGRNPQDTFRDLDLTFEKSDLILVDREDSLRLLQELYPERMHHFYHLSSFDTRLRLGRSQTKKESIIYYQLDFEQGIDNQALLQVLAFVSENKDTEVIFGAFAASQEQMNEVEGIVESFIQENIQSENLGKAIDYGDAENPLEENQHQDLRIQFVNLNDELDLIKTLEFVRLIVDLNRYPHLYTQIAGISAGTPQINLVKTVYVEHLKNGYLLTDVTEFSKAAHYYTDRLKEWNESLIYSIDKIKEHTGQQFLGKLEKWIEEVKNVKGT; encoded by the coding sequence ATGTATTATTTTATTCCAGCTTGGTATGGTTTTGAGAGGAAATGGCATGCAGATATCACTCCATGGTATTTTTCTCGTTTTCGTCTAGAGTTTGATGATACCTTTCACCAGATTCGGCTCTTTCAAGAGCAAGATATAGATTCTCGTCTATTAGTATTAGCTTACCAGCCTCATCTACGTTATTTTTTACATAGACATGGTGTGTTAGAAACGGATACTTATTCCGTTTTTGATGTTATGCAAGATTTTCATAATCTCCATACCCAAGTGTTAAGTATTAGAGATATTGAGTGGGATGATGACTGTGAATTTATTTATAGTCCCTTTACGATTATCGTTCAAAAAAATGGGAAGAAATTTGCTAAGGTTGAACATGGGGTTGAAGGCTTCATCAGTGATATACAGTATTTTGAACCGAATGGTCAAATACATATGCACTATATCATGGATGACCGTGGGTTTGTATCGAGTGTTATCTTTTTTGAAGAGGGGCAAGTGGCTTATCAAGAATATCTGAATCCCAAGGGAGTATGGCAATTCAGAGAACGTTTAAAAGAAGGCGGACGGGTAGAAATCAATCCAATTTTTAGTTATCGCTTTAAAGCACTTATTTACCAAAACATGGGAGACTTGGTGGCAGAATTTTTTGAGAATTATCTGCAAAAGTATGTGAAGGACCAGGATATTTTTATGCTTCCTTCTCATTCTCATCATGATCAGCTTGTCTTAGACCGATTACCTAAGAAAAATCCGAAACTGTTGAGTCTTTTCATTGGACGTAATCCTCAAGATACCTTTAGGGATTTAGATTTAACTTTTGAAAAATCGGATTTGATTTTGGTGGATAGAGAGGATAGTTTACGATTGTTGCAGGAGTTGTATCCTGAACGAATGCATCACTTTTATCATTTATCATCTTTTGACACCCGATTACGATTGGGACGAAGCCAAACTAAGAAAGAATCCATCATATATTATCAACTGGATTTTGAACAGGGGATTGATAATCAAGCTCTACTTCAAGTCTTGGCCTTTGTCTCTGAAAATAAAGATACTGAAGTGATTTTTGGAGCCTTTGCTGCTAGTCAGGAGCAAATGAATGAGGTGGAAGGGATTGTTGAGTCTTTCATCCAAGAAAACATTCAATCCGAAAATCTGGGAAAGGCGATTGATTATGGTGATGCAGAAAATCCTCTGGAAGAAAATCAACACCAGGACTTACGTATACAGTTTGTCAACTTGAATGATGAGTTAGATTTAATAAAAACACTAGAATTTGTTCGTTTGATTGTGGATTTAAATAGATATCCTCATCTCTACACACAGATAGCTGGGATTAGTGCAGGGACTCCTCAAATCAACCTAGTTAAAACAGTCTATGTTGAACATTTAAAAAATGGTTATTTGCTGACAGATGTGACAGAATTTTCTAAGGCTGCACATTATTATACAGATAGATTAAAAGAATGGAATGAGTCTTTAATTTATTCGATTGATAAGATTAAGGAGCACACTGGACAACAATTTCTTGGAAAATTAGAGAAATGGATAGAGGAGGTTAAAAATGTCAAAGGAACTTAA